From one Misgurnus anguillicaudatus chromosome 2, ASM2758022v2, whole genome shotgun sequence genomic stretch:
- the LOC129443482 gene encoding macrophage mannose receptor 1-like, giving the protein MCEDDKVLQMWECQSDLLLQLKNESLYISVNDNGVPLISKDTETKSQWTIQGTQNNICSRPYEELYTIDGNAAGRPCHFPFRYNNIWYDDCTNIDSNSLWCAVESDYDVKPLWGYCPTHDSNSDMWMKNPLTNVYYTVNDKSALTWHQANKSCQQQGAELLSVSELYEYIFVLGMMWERQGILWAGLIKSDGFSKSQRRNGNPGTKPDDICSAISSSALEIINEPCSEKHGYICQRGRSVPTDPPGKLYIFGGLVLVATCVVCISLLINESKFKEM; this is encoded by the exons ATGTGTGAAGACGACAAGGTTTTGCAGATGTGGGAATGCCAAAGCGATTTATTGCTTCAACTAAAGAATGAATCTCTGTATATTTCTGTAAATGATAATGGTGTGCCACTCATCTCTAAAGACACTGAAACAAAGAGTCAATGGACAATTCAGGGTACACAGAACAACATTTGCTCTCGGCCTTATGAAG aaTTATACACAATTGATGGCAATGCAGCTGGGCGTCCATGCCACTTTCCTTTCCGATATAACAATATATGGTATGATGATTGTACCAATATTGATTCCAATAGTCTATGGTGTGCAGTTGAGTCTGACTACGATGTTAAACCGTTGTGGGGCTACTGCCCAACACATGACAGTAACA gtGACATGTGGATGAAAAATCCTCTAACAAATGTCTATTACACAGTGAATGATAAGTCGGCTCTGACATGGCATCAAGCAAACAAGAGCTGCCAGCAGCAGGGTGCAGAGCTTCTGAGTGTTTCTGAGCTTTATGAATACATCTTTGTATTAG GAATGATGTGGGAGAGACAAGGTATTCTGTGGGCAGGACTGATAAAATCAGATGGGTTCAGTAAATCGCAGAGGAGAAATG GAAACCCAGGAACAAAACCAGATGACATTTGTAGTGCCATATCATCTTCAGCTTTAGAAATAATAAATGAACCTTGTTCAGAAAAGCATGGATACATCTGCCAAAGAGGCCGCTCTGTCCCCACTGATCCACCTggtaaactttacatttttgggGGGTTGGTTTTGGTTGCTACATGTGTTGTTTGTATCTCCTTGTTGATAAATGAATCCAAATTCAAAGaaatgtaa
- the LOC141369219 gene encoding macrophage mannose receptor 1-like: MKIICVVFMLLLDLSNCFAQSEGNFVMYSVHYNQCMTNNLEQLSVCDPHADSQQFRWISKDRILNIYTKKCLGVGSKTVGKMLQWLMCEDDNVLQKWECKSDLLLRLKDESLYLAVSDNGVPLISKDTETKSQWTIQGTQNNICSRPYEELYTIGGNAPGRPCHFPFQYGNKWYADCTNVFAAGPWCAVESDYSVNRLWGYCPTRDTNSDIWVKNPLINFYYQLNDESKLTWHEANKSCQLQGAELLSVSEPYDYTFVAGMLMKRRDFLWAGLVKLDGFSGHQRRNAPSLKNFCIKI, encoded by the exons ATGAAAatcatttgtgttgtttttatgcttttattagATTTATCAAACTGCTTTGCACAGTCAG AAGGAAACTTTGTGATGTATAGTGTGCATTATAACCAATGCATGACAAACAACCTGGAGCAGCTTTCAGTCTGTGACCCACACGCTGACTCACAACAGTTTCGCTGGATTTCAAAGGATcgcattttaaacatttacacaaaGAAATGCCTTGGTGTTGGTAGTAAGACTGTGGGTAAAATGCTGCAGTGGCTGATGTGTGAAGATGACAATGTTTTGCAGAAGTGGGAATGCAAGAGCGATTTATTGCTTCGGCTAAAGGATGAATCTCTATATCTCGCTGTAAGTGATAATGGTGTGCCACTCATCTCTAAAGACACTGAAACAAAGAGTCAATGGACAATTCAGGGTACACAGAACAACATTTGCTCTCGGCCTTATGAAG aaTTATACACAATTGGTGGAAATGCACCTGGTCGTCCATGCCACTTTCCTTTTCAATATGGTAATAAATGGTATGCAGATTGTACCAACGTTTTTGCTGCTGGTCCTTGGTGTGCAGTTGAGTCTGACTACAGTGTTAACAGGCTGTGGGGCTACTGCCCAACACGTGACACTAACA gtGACATTTGGGTGAAAAATCCTCTAATAAACTTCTATTACCAACTGAATGATGAGTCAAAACTGACATGGCATGAAGCAAACAAGAGCTGCCAGCTGCAGGGTGCAGAGCTCCTGAGTGTTTCTGAGCCTTATGATTACACATTTGTTGCAG GAATGCTTATGAAGAGACGAGATTTTCTGTGGGCAGGACTGGTCAAATTAGATGGATTCAGTGGACATCAGAGGAGAAATG